A window of the Lolium perenne isolate Kyuss_39 chromosome 7, Kyuss_2.0, whole genome shotgun sequence genome harbors these coding sequences:
- the LOC127313680 gene encoding uncharacterized protein — translation MEAVGTIVKVVQEIVKAAETARQNRKRCLDLGDRARTVGDILREDRGSTTSRIAGGVSRAALERLKAALDDALELVESQRRSGGLGIPKLITSGRTAARFQDVETRITACIVDLGLAEQIAAGRRDHRAKEEAAPVHEPPPPQQQHQGKDGPSLPQGYQAQAQSAPPPVSFYDQYLQQAQQSLLQAYLPQSAPPPPPAQQGNDVLQAYLSQSAQRGKDAQDFLQDYHAQSAQRGKEAQAFLQEYHAQSAQRGKEAQAFLQVYHAQREQLGKEAQASLQEYHAQSAQRGKDAQAMLQGYLAQSASSQQQGQDVQSLLKGYGYFAM, via the coding sequence ATGGAGGCAGTGGGCACGATCGTGAAGGTGGTGCAGGAGATCGTGAAGGCGGCGGAGACGGCCCGCCAGAACAGGAAACGGTGCCTGGACCTCGGCGACCGCGCGCGCACCGTCGGCGACATCCTCCGGGAGGACCGCGGCTCCACCACCAGCAGGATCGCCGGCGGCGTTAGCAGGGCCGCGCTGGAGAGGCTAAAGGCCGCCCTAGACGACGCGCTTGAGCTCGTCGAGTCCCAGCGCCGCTCTGGTGGCTTGGGGATCCCCAAGCTGATCACCAGCGGCAGGACGGCCGCGAGGTTCCAGGACGTCGAGACCAGGATCACCGCCTGCATCGTGGATCTCGGCCTCGCGGAGCAGATAGCAGCTGGCCGTCGTGACCACCGCGCCAAGGAAGAAGCCGCGCCGGTGcacgaaccgccgccgccgcagcagcaGCATCAGGGTAAGGATGGGCCGTCCTTGCCACAGGGCTACCAAGCCCAAGCGCAGTCCGCGCCACCTCCGGTGAGCTTCTATGACCAGTACCTGCAGCAGGCGCAGCAGTCCTTGCTGCAGGCCTACCTACCGCAGtccgcgccaccgccgccgccggcgcagcAGGGCAATGATGTTCTGCAGGCCTACCTATCGCAGTCGGCGCAGCGGGGTAAGGACGCGCAGGACTTCCTGCAGGACTACCATGCGCAGTCGGCGCAGCGTGGCAAGGAGGCGCAGGCCTTCCTGCAGGAGTACCATGCGCAGTCAGCGCAGCGCGGCAAGGAGGCGCAGGCCTTCCTGCAGGTGTACCATGCGCAGCGCGAGCAGCTGGGTAAGGAGGCGCAGGCCTCCCTGCAGGAGTACCATGCGCAGTCGGCGCAGCGGGGCAAGGACGCGCAGGCCATGCTGCAGGGCTACCTTGCGCAGTCGGCGTCGTCGCAGCAGCAGGGTCAGGATGTGCAGTCCTTGCTCAAGGGCTATGGCTACTTCGCGATGTGA